In Desulfofundulus luciae, one DNA window encodes the following:
- a CDS encoding DNA methyltransferase, whose amino-acid sequence MAKENRIFPDALLEETGERKEGQENRRFKLTRDHLDRVRHIEGFPIAQDEDIINLSDPPYYTACPNPFIEDFVKEHGRPYDPDHDSYHREPFAADVSEGKNDPIYNAHSYHTKVPHRAIMRYILHYTEPGDIVFDGFCGTGMTGVAARLCGDRKAVASLGYRVLDDGTILDEKGRPFSKLGARKAILVDLSPAATFIAYNYNTPVDVRAFEREARRILDEVEKECGWMYKTRHVVDGKVQKDINGNPIMGKINYTVWSDVFICPHCSAELVFWEVAVDKEEGKVRDDFPCPHCGADLTKRTLERAWEKVFDRDIGQTITRARQVPVLINYSVGNKRYEKEPDEYDLELIRKIDESEIPYWYPTDRLPEGYNTEQPKVSHGITHVHHFYTRRNLWVLASVWTRFRRATESFMWISGQHRDLTKLVGVDIKKLFKGGGGPFSGGVKGTLYIPSILVEKPVYVSLSNRLRTLLRAARKHFSENVIAISTHSMTQIDFRDCSVDYIFTDPPFGGNLMYSELNFLWEAWLKVFTNNGPEAVENKVQGKGPREYQELMEKCFAEYYRVLKPGRWMTVVFHNSQNRIWNAIQEAIMRAGFVIADVRTLDKKQGTFKQVTSTTAVKQDLVISAYKPNGGLEKRFHLSAGTEEGVWDFVRTHLKQLPVFVEKDGRAEVIAERQNYLLYDRMVAFHIQRGVAVPMGAAEFYAGLKQRFPERDGMYFLPDQVVEYDKKRFMVQEIEQLSLFVTDEKSSIQWLRGELEKKPQTYQEIQPKFLRELHKARHEKLPELSELLEQNFLRDEAGRWYVPDPNKQSDLEKIREKALLKEFEEYREGRGRLKVLRTEALRAGFKACWAAKDFKTIVDVARRIPDSVLQEDSSLLMYYDNALMRLDE is encoded by the coding sequence GTGGCAAAAGAAAACCGGATTTTCCCGGATGCCCTGTTAGAAGAAACCGGTGAGCGAAAAGAAGGGCAGGAAAACAGGCGCTTCAAGCTTACCAGAGATCACCTGGACCGGGTCAGGCATATCGAAGGGTTTCCCATTGCTCAAGATGAAGATATCATTAACCTCTCCGACCCGCCCTATTATACCGCCTGCCCCAATCCATTCATCGAGGATTTTGTTAAAGAACACGGCAGGCCCTATGATCCTGATCACGACAGCTATCATCGGGAACCATTTGCGGCGGACGTTTCAGAAGGGAAAAATGACCCCATTTACAACGCCCACTCATACCACACAAAAGTACCCCACAGGGCCATCATGCGCTACATACTCCATTATACGGAGCCCGGGGATATCGTCTTTGACGGCTTCTGCGGTACGGGCATGACCGGCGTGGCGGCAAGGTTATGCGGGGACCGCAAGGCCGTCGCATCCCTGGGTTACCGCGTGCTGGATGACGGGACCATCCTGGACGAAAAAGGCCGGCCCTTTTCTAAGCTTGGAGCACGCAAGGCTATATTAGTCGACCTTTCGCCGGCAGCCACTTTCATTGCCTACAACTACAACACACCGGTGGATGTTCGGGCCTTTGAACGGGAAGCCCGGCGGATTCTGGACGAAGTTGAAAAAGAATGCGGCTGGATGTACAAAACAAGGCACGTGGTGGATGGGAAGGTGCAGAAAGACATAAACGGCAACCCCATCATGGGGAAAATCAACTACACCGTCTGGTCCGACGTCTTTATCTGCCCCCATTGTTCAGCGGAGCTTGTCTTCTGGGAAGTGGCGGTAGACAAAGAAGAAGGTAAAGTCAGGGACGATTTTCCCTGCCCCCACTGCGGGGCGGACCTCACCAAGCGGACCCTGGAGAGGGCCTGGGAAAAAGTATTTGACCGGGACATCGGGCAGACCATCACCCGGGCCCGCCAGGTGCCGGTGCTCATTAACTATTCGGTAGGGAATAAGAGGTATGAGAAAGAGCCCGACGAGTACGACCTGGAGCTGATCCGGAAGATCGACGAGAGCGAGATACCGTACTGGTATCCTACCGACCGTTTGCCGGAGGGCTACAATACCGAACAGCCTAAAGTATCACATGGGATTACTCATGTTCACCATTTTTACACCAGGCGGAATTTGTGGGTGCTGGCTTCGGTGTGGACTCGGTTCCGGCGGGCTACCGAAAGTTTTATGTGGATTTCCGGACAACACCGTGATTTGACCAAACTGGTGGGCGTAGATATCAAGAAACTGTTTAAGGGAGGTGGAGGGCCATTTTCTGGTGGTGTCAAAGGAACTCTATATATTCCTTCTATCTTGGTTGAGAAGCCTGTGTATGTATCCCTTTCTAACAGACTAAGGACCCTTCTCAGGGCTGCGAGAAAACATTTTAGCGAAAACGTTATTGCAATCTCAACTCATAGCATGACACAAATTGATTTTAGAGATTGTTCAGTGGATTATATCTTCACCGATCCTCCCTTTGGTGGAAACCTGATGTATTCCGAGCTTAACTTCCTCTGGGAAGCCTGGCTTAAAGTCTTCACCAATAATGGACCCGAAGCCGTTGAGAATAAAGTACAGGGCAAAGGCCCCAGGGAATACCAGGAGCTCATGGAAAAGTGCTTTGCTGAATATTACCGTGTTCTCAAGCCCGGCCGGTGGATGACGGTGGTGTTTCACAACTCCCAGAACCGGATCTGGAACGCCATCCAGGAGGCCATCATGCGGGCCGGGTTTGTTATTGCCGACGTACGGACCCTGGACAAAAAGCAGGGGACTTTCAAGCAGGTTACTTCGACAACCGCTGTGAAGCAGGACCTGGTCATCTCAGCTTACAAACCCAACGGCGGCCTGGAGAAGCGTTTTCATCTTTCGGCGGGGACGGAAGAGGGGGTTTGGGACTTTGTCCGCACGCACTTAAAGCAGCTTCCCGTGTTTGTGGAGAAGGACGGCAGGGCCGAGGTCATCGCCGAGCGCCAGAACTACCTCCTTTATGACCGGATGGTGGCCTTCCACATCCAGCGGGGCGTTGCCGTTCCCATGGGTGCGGCGGAGTTTTACGCCGGTTTAAAACAGCGCTTCCCGGAAAGAGACGGAATGTACTTCCTCCCCGACCAGGTAGTGGAATATGATAAGAAGCGTTTTATGGTCCAGGAAATTGAGCAATTATCCCTTTTTGTAACCGATGAAAAGTCTTCCATCCAGTGGCTGCGCGGCGAACTGGAAAAGAAACCACAGACTTACCAGGAAATCCAGCCCAAATTTTTGAGAGAGCTGCACAAGGCCAGGCACGAGAAACTGCCGGAACTCTCCGAGCTCCTGGAACAAAACTTCCTGCGGGATGAAGCGGGCCGCTGGTACGTCCCCGACCCCAACAAGCAGTCCGACCTGGAGAAGATCCGGGAGAAGGCCCTCCTGAAAGAGTTCGAGGAATACAGGGAGGGCAGGGGCAGGCTGAAAGTACTCCGTACCGAAGCACTGCGGGCGGGATTCAAGGCCTGCTGGGCGGCAAAGGATTTTAAAACCATCGTGGATGTGGCCAGGCGGATTCCCGATTCCGTCCTCCAGGAAGACTCAAGCCTCCTGATGTACTACGACAATGCCCTGATGCGGCTGGATGAATAA
- a CDS encoding endonuclease NucS domain-containing protein, with amino-acid sequence MATCLEAVKDAVTKLGGTVTTRQVIDYIYEKYPDRPWKESTIQCHLIGLSANHPSSKHYPYLRKQPCLFYVGRGQYRLYNPETDGEWAVTEKGVVQVDEEIDEIEEEIDEAVISLEKDLEEYIVRNLEQIEEGLQLYSEDSISGRQYRTDVGRIDILAVDKEGGYLVIELKAGKASHSAAGQVLSYISWVRRNIAGSKNVRGIIIAEDFDRKLKYAVSEIPNISLKKYEVNFVFKDIS; translated from the coding sequence ATGGCTACCTGTCTTGAAGCAGTCAAGGACGCCGTAACAAAACTTGGCGGTACAGTAACCACAAGGCAAGTTATTGACTACATTTATGAGAAATATCCCGACAGGCCCTGGAAGGAGAGCACCATCCAGTGTCATTTGATCGGCTTAAGCGCTAACCATCCCTCCAGCAAGCATTATCCCTATCTTCGTAAACAGCCTTGTTTATTTTATGTTGGCAGAGGGCAGTACAGGCTTTATAACCCCGAAACGGATGGAGAGTGGGCAGTTACTGAGAAGGGGGTTGTTCAGGTTGATGAAGAAATTGATGAAATTGAAGAAGAAATTGATGAAGCCGTTATAAGCCTTGAAAAAGACCTTGAAGAGTATATCGTAAGAAACTTGGAACAGATTGAAGAAGGACTGCAGCTATATTCAGAAGACAGTATATCGGGGAGACAATACCGCACCGATGTAGGAAGAATAGATATTTTGGCCGTAGATAAAGAAGGAGGCTACCTTGTTATTGAGCTAAAAGCAGGGAAGGCCAGCCATTCGGCTGCTGGTCAAGTTCTAAGTTACATCAGCTGGGTTAGACGAAACATTGCTGGCAGCAAAAATGTAAGAGGTATTATAATTGCCGAAGACTTCGATAGAAAACTAAAATACGCTGTATCTGAAATACCCAATATATCATTAAAAAAGTATGAAGTTAATTTTGTTTTTAAGGATATCTCTTGA
- the brxF gene encoding BREX-3 system P-loop-containing protein BrxF: MSGKIEDLKRHIEAARSRYYQLVLLVGPDASGKTRALLQLSNEAGYPYINLNLILSQKLLEYPGRVRPLRLPRIVEAIIDTAGDTVLLDNIEILFDPGLQQDPLRLLQHISRTRTIVAAWSGKFEGRTLIYAEPGHPEYRKYSEVDALVCQI; encoded by the coding sequence ATGAGTGGTAAAATAGAGGATCTGAAAAGACATATAGAGGCAGCCCGGTCGCGTTATTATCAATTAGTGTTATTGGTTGGGCCGGATGCGTCCGGGAAAACCCGGGCTCTTCTTCAACTGTCCAATGAGGCGGGTTATCCTTACATTAATCTGAACCTGATACTGAGCCAGAAACTGCTTGAATACCCCGGCCGGGTTCGCCCCTTGCGGCTGCCCAGGATCGTTGAGGCAATTATAGATACGGCAGGAGATACTGTTCTATTGGATAATATCGAGATACTCTTTGACCCTGGTCTTCAGCAGGACCCTTTACGCCTGCTTCAACACATCAGCCGCACCCGGACCATCGTGGCTGCATGGAGTGGAAAATTTGAAGGCCGCACACTGATTTATGCCGAGCCCGGTCACCCGGAGTACAGGAAGTATTCTGAAGTTGATGCTCTGGTTTGTCAAATTTAA
- a CDS encoding DUF6079 family protein, with protein MKYNDLIHFEPIETIVQLREADARARAYQLVETYVISDRMAEQLAGVVFPQLQYDNPQDNKGLLIVGNYGTGKSHLMSVVSAVAEYPEMAGAIRNPAVSEKARAIAGKFKVIRTEIGSTTMSLRNIICAELEEHLAGMGVEYQFPDADKVTNNKDPLIEMMNAFQEVYPDYGLLLVVDELLDYLRTRKDQELILDLNFLREIGEVCRLTRFRFMAGVQEALFDNPRFQFVAETLRRVKDRFEQIRIVREDIAYVVAERLLRKDDRQKALIREHLQRFTRLYGTMAERMDEFVALFPVHPAYLETFEQVYVAEKREVLKTISGAMKKLLDEEVPETAPGLIAYDSYWQNLKDNPSFRSIPEIREVIEKSQVLESRIQQAFTRPQYKPVALRIIHALSVHRLTTGDIYSPLGVTAEELRDDLCLFLPLPEEDADFLKTTVESVLREILRTVSGQFISFNQENGQYYLDLKKDIDFDSLIEQKAETLNESQLDRYYFEALARAMECPEVTYVPNFRIWEHEIEWRAKKVSRLGYLFFGAPNERSTAHPPRDFYLYFLQPFDPPHFEDEIKPDEVFFRLVQRDESFNQALKLFAGAREMASTASKGTRQVYENKANEHLKTIVKWLRSNITTAFEVTCRGVARKFVEWIRGNAAPHSSIRDLVNLAGSICLASHFEEQAPDYPAFSTLITSKNRPQAAQEAIRWILGQIKTRQGTAVLDALELLDGDKLRPQQSRYARHILDQLNRKGPGQVLKRDEIIADFRGVEYEPRFRLEPEWVVVILASLIHSGDITLSLTGKKIDASNLEELGRTPLADLVIFKHIERPRDLPVGPLQALFEFFGLPPGLVVNPATREEAIRQLQEAVDKLLERTLLARQEIQQGVSLWDISLFDEKKKTDLRQALDAFKEFLESLKVFNTPGKLKNFRYGESDINAQKSHLDSLRKIEELAALAREIMPLTSYLATAEAVLPAEAEWSRKAREQRANLIAKISGADELADPNLRREIVHVLTELKNSYIDSYLQAHAKARLNATGDQKKSELLKDERLGKLGKLAGIELMPRAQLTGFQNRLAELKTCFSLTVEDLKGTPVCPHCRFRPAEEPVKVPAEAALRQLEDDLERLYGDWTRTLAANLEDPTVKENIYLLKPEQQKALETVVREQQLPYVVDASFVKAVQEVLSGMEKVLVKVDDLKKALGVGGTPCTISEFQKRFEDYVQSLTRGRDPGKVRIVLE; from the coding sequence GTGAAATACAATGACCTGATTCATTTTGAACCTATAGAGACTATCGTCCAATTGCGTGAAGCCGACGCTAGAGCCAGAGCTTACCAGTTAGTTGAAACCTATGTAATCTCCGACCGCATGGCCGAGCAGCTTGCAGGCGTTGTTTTTCCTCAACTTCAATATGATAACCCCCAGGATAACAAGGGATTGCTGATCGTAGGAAACTACGGTACCGGTAAATCCCACTTAATGTCGGTAGTCTCTGCGGTGGCCGAATATCCGGAGATGGCCGGGGCAATACGCAACCCGGCTGTGTCGGAAAAGGCTAGGGCCATCGCCGGAAAGTTTAAAGTCATCAGGACCGAAATTGGTTCCACAACCATGTCCCTGCGGAACATTATCTGTGCCGAGCTGGAAGAACATCTGGCTGGAATGGGAGTAGAGTACCAGTTTCCGGATGCGGATAAAGTCACCAATAACAAAGACCCTCTCATTGAAATGATGAATGCTTTTCAGGAGGTTTACCCTGATTACGGTCTTTTACTGGTTGTTGATGAACTCCTCGACTACCTGCGGACCCGCAAGGACCAGGAACTGATTCTCGACTTGAATTTCTTGCGGGAAATAGGCGAGGTCTGCCGGCTGACCCGTTTCCGCTTTATGGCCGGTGTACAGGAGGCCCTGTTCGACAATCCCCGCTTCCAGTTTGTAGCGGAAACCCTGCGCCGGGTGAAGGACCGCTTCGAACAAATACGGATTGTCCGTGAAGATATAGCCTATGTAGTCGCCGAGCGGTTATTGCGCAAGGATGATCGGCAAAAGGCCCTTATCCGGGAACACCTGCAGCGTTTCACCAGACTTTACGGCACTATGGCCGAGCGCATGGATGAATTTGTTGCCCTTTTTCCCGTCCATCCGGCGTATCTCGAAACCTTCGAACAGGTCTATGTGGCCGAAAAGCGGGAAGTGCTGAAAACCATTAGCGGTGCCATGAAAAAACTCCTGGACGAAGAAGTTCCGGAAACTGCGCCCGGCCTCATTGCCTATGACTCATACTGGCAGAACTTGAAGGATAACCCGTCTTTCAGGAGCATTCCCGAAATAAGAGAAGTTATAGAGAAAAGCCAGGTTTTAGAAAGCCGCATCCAGCAGGCATTTACCCGGCCCCAGTATAAGCCCGTGGCGCTGCGCATAATTCACGCTTTAAGCGTCCACCGCCTAACTACCGGCGATATTTACAGCCCGCTGGGGGTTACGGCCGAAGAGTTGCGCGACGACCTCTGCCTCTTCTTACCTTTACCCGAAGAGGATGCCGATTTCCTGAAGACCACCGTTGAATCGGTTCTTCGGGAAATCCTGCGGACGGTAAGCGGGCAGTTTATCTCTTTTAACCAGGAGAACGGCCAGTATTACCTGGACTTAAAGAAGGATATCGATTTTGATTCCTTGATTGAGCAGAAGGCAGAGACCCTGAATGAGTCCCAGTTAGACCGCTACTATTTTGAAGCCCTTGCCCGGGCTATGGAATGCCCGGAGGTTACTTATGTACCCAATTTCAGGATCTGGGAACACGAAATCGAGTGGCGGGCGAAAAAAGTGAGCCGGTTGGGCTATCTGTTCTTTGGAGCTCCCAATGAACGTTCTACGGCCCATCCCCCCAGGGATTTTTATCTGTACTTTCTCCAGCCCTTTGACCCGCCGCATTTTGAAGATGAGATAAAGCCCGACGAAGTGTTTTTCAGGCTGGTACAGCGTGACGAAAGCTTCAATCAGGCCTTAAAGCTTTTCGCCGGTGCCCGGGAAATGGCCAGTACTGCCTCGAAAGGTACGCGGCAGGTTTACGAGAACAAGGCCAATGAGCACCTTAAAACTATAGTCAAATGGCTGCGCAGCAATATCACTACCGCTTTTGAAGTTACCTGCAGGGGAGTTGCCAGAAAATTTGTCGAGTGGATCAGGGGAAATGCCGCTCCCCATTCCTCCATACGGGATCTGGTCAACCTGGCAGGGTCCATATGTCTGGCATCACACTTTGAAGAACAGGCCCCGGACTATCCGGCGTTTTCCACCCTGATCACGTCAAAAAACCGGCCCCAGGCTGCCCAGGAAGCCATCCGGTGGATCCTCGGCCAGATCAAAACCAGGCAGGGTACTGCCGTCCTTGACGCTCTGGAACTGCTGGACGGGGATAAGCTCAGGCCACAGCAGTCGCGTTATGCCAGACACATCCTGGACCAGCTGAACCGGAAAGGGCCGGGGCAGGTTCTGAAGCGAGACGAAATAATTGCCGATTTTCGCGGTGTAGAGTACGAGCCCCGTTTCAGGCTGGAACCGGAATGGGTGGTGGTCATCCTGGCCAGCCTGATCCACAGCGGTGATATCACTTTAAGCCTTACGGGAAAAAAAATAGACGCCTCCAATCTGGAGGAACTCGGCAGGACTCCCCTGGCAGACCTTGTCATTTTCAAGCACATTGAACGGCCGAGGGATCTGCCCGTTGGCCCGTTGCAGGCTCTCTTTGAATTTTTCGGCCTGCCTCCCGGGCTGGTCGTCAACCCGGCCACCAGAGAGGAGGCCATAAGGCAGCTTCAAGAAGCAGTAGATAAGCTTCTGGAACGCACCCTGCTGGCCCGGCAGGAGATACAGCAGGGGGTATCCCTGTGGGACATTTCCCTTTTCGATGAAAAAAAGAAAACTGATTTACGGCAGGCACTGGACGCTTTTAAAGAGTTTCTGGAGTCCTTAAAAGTATTCAATACACCGGGCAAATTGAAAAACTTCCGGTACGGTGAAAGCGATATTAACGCCCAGAAGTCGCACCTCGACAGCCTGCGGAAGATTGAGGAACTGGCCGCCCTGGCCAGGGAAATCATGCCGTTAACTTCTTACCTTGCTACGGCCGAGGCCGTCCTCCCGGCTGAGGCGGAATGGAGCAGAAAGGCCCGGGAGCAACGCGCCAATCTCATAGCAAAAATATCCGGGGCGGATGAGCTTGCCGACCCGAATCTACGCCGTGAGATCGTTCATGTACTCACGGAACTTAAAAATTCTTATATTGATAGCTACCTGCAGGCCCATGCAAAAGCCCGGTTAAACGCCACAGGGGACCAGAAGAAATCTGAACTCCTTAAAGATGAGCGCTTGGGCAAACTTGGCAAGCTGGCGGGCATTGAATTGATGCCCCGGGCGCAGTTGACCGGCTTTCAAAACCGCCTGGCCGAACTGAAAACATGCTTCAGCCTGACCGTTGAGGATTTGAAGGGAACTCCTGTCTGCCCCCACTGTCGTTTCCGGCCGGCGGAAGAGCCGGTTAAAGTGCCGGCGGAAGCAGCCCTCAGGCAGCTCGAAGATGACCTGGAACGGTTGTACGGGGATTGGACCCGCACCCTGGCCGCCAACCTGGAAGACCCCACGGTGAAGGAAAACATCTATCTCTTAAAGCCGGAGCAGCAAAAAGCACTGGAGACGGTAGTCAGGGAGCAGCAACTTCCTTACGTGGTTGATGCATCGTTTGTAAAGGCCGTTCAGGAAGTGCTGTCCGGCATGGAAAAAGTTCTGGTAAAGGTAGATGACCTTAAAAAGGCCCTGGGTGTGGGAGGAACGCCCTGCACCATTTCTGAATTTCAGAAGCGCTTTGAGGACTATGTCCAGTCCCTGACCCGCGGCAGGGACCCCGGGAAGGTTAGAATCGTACTGGAGTAG
- a CDS encoding AAA family ATPase, with translation MAAGQLGLEPGHILELFRFLKKVKKVGLLQCGHLHASDIYFEELLAGSSDLALLGDIELNHEELNHLAKLISRELKKPHPAIENSLSIAIFLVWMGILHYRDNFWDPVYRALELPQAQVKWQRILGETFLQTVEKYKLPKFEGKSRYIVPILAHGYVPNSYLDSYFSDVIMALFKDRKNAGLIESWVNWDEVKHVVANWRQEYLIYQDMQEQLAELDKREKSLVIALELWKNRDRLKRLKELKTKIKESDELTELLAFPERWLEHAEAERNNLQQICNWLEKAQEIAEIKEVRLSELYEFNQKIAATAVQVLDCWDESLAVPLLELPVEYVEKLARESFSAIRVFTGSWGWLLRLVLRRRYRQAMECRRMLVQHLSNLPVRSHLLAEPWPLLPEGLLKVQQLLKGRREIEKQLEDLGRAEQEIAADRHGMATVSKQELFQYKEQLSKLKEEIAGYKMKLVKLGKGKLEDGLEELVQQRNIRREIETIKGEISSQIDIDVLLDNLPLMEEHLDEDSLHVSLTEVRKQKLELEGKMERSKKPLYSLNESTRTFLIQGGDISHKFVFNSLLLMQKLDQGDEKINGITLPSRIVRSMEKWWHQQGKSMLAAVQQPWGWREAGDITLRRPVIRLDTLERSLKVELPQQSVKEATGAVFVIRGKSGAEWKKDVFIKKTKDGQFRTESVIIELEQPESVYYFELICGEINRCWEINGLGGDKLCLLFNSRGELIEKEQLPTGDVYLVAPAGSNIQPVQVIKEQERLTGRWSGYEYWYLHLDDVDLVLVESKTGVSILKRKGELVPKLLGGNRITVLRTKDNTPVYLGKLPELVFSLPDPEELYLYGVRLDYPGGSLYLPLENLRKVICGGKDVYVPLAAIAGDVNGLCTVSLILRQNVIWTENCIVIPGTELRFDQDIYCPQMGKKEKGQLEISSECPFNFLVHPPAALVESSTYKVLIEFDM, from the coding sequence ATGGCGGCCGGGCAACTGGGCCTGGAGCCGGGACACATTTTGGAGCTCTTTCGTTTTTTGAAGAAGGTGAAAAAAGTGGGATTACTCCAATGTGGCCATTTGCATGCCAGCGACATATACTTTGAAGAGTTACTGGCTGGCTCTTCGGATTTGGCCCTTTTAGGGGATATCGAGTTGAATCATGAGGAACTCAATCACCTGGCGAAATTGATCTCAAGGGAGTTAAAAAAACCGCATCCTGCTATTGAGAATTCCCTGAGCATTGCCATCTTTCTTGTTTGGATGGGTATATTGCATTACAGGGATAACTTTTGGGATCCGGTATACAGGGCCCTTGAACTGCCACAAGCTCAGGTAAAATGGCAGAGGATTTTGGGCGAAACTTTTCTCCAGACAGTTGAGAAGTATAAATTGCCTAAATTTGAAGGCAAATCGCGCTATATAGTACCAATTCTGGCCCACGGCTATGTTCCGAATTCTTATCTGGACAGTTACTTCTCCGATGTGATAATGGCATTATTTAAAGACCGCAAAAATGCCGGGCTGATAGAAAGCTGGGTAAACTGGGACGAAGTAAAACATGTGGTGGCAAACTGGCGCCAGGAATATCTTATATATCAAGATATGCAGGAACAACTGGCGGAACTCGACAAACGTGAGAAGTCTTTGGTCATTGCCCTGGAGCTTTGGAAAAACAGGGATAGGTTAAAGCGGTTGAAGGAATTGAAAACCAAAATTAAAGAATCTGACGAGTTAACTGAGTTATTGGCTTTTCCAGAGAGATGGCTGGAGCATGCTGAGGCAGAACGGAATAATTTGCAGCAGATTTGTAATTGGTTGGAGAAGGCCCAGGAGATTGCTGAAATCAAAGAAGTTAGGCTTTCCGAACTTTATGAGTTCAATCAGAAAATAGCAGCAACTGCTGTTCAAGTATTGGACTGCTGGGATGAAAGTTTAGCCGTTCCTCTGTTAGAACTTCCAGTTGAATATGTTGAGAAATTGGCCAGAGAATCTTTTTCTGCTATCAGGGTGTTTACCGGTTCTTGGGGGTGGCTATTGCGTTTAGTGTTGCGGCGGCGATACCGGCAGGCAATGGAATGCAGGCGTATGCTGGTGCAACATCTCAGCAATTTGCCCGTGCGGAGCCATCTTCTGGCAGAGCCATGGCCGCTATTGCCCGAGGGCTTGCTGAAGGTTCAACAACTTTTGAAAGGCCGTCGAGAAATTGAGAAGCAATTGGAGGACCTGGGCAGGGCAGAGCAGGAAATCGCTGCAGATAGGCATGGGATGGCAACTGTTTCTAAACAAGAACTTTTCCAATATAAGGAACAGTTGTCCAAGCTCAAAGAAGAAATTGCTGGATACAAAATGAAACTGGTCAAGCTGGGCAAAGGTAAACTGGAGGACGGGCTGGAGGAGCTGGTTCAACAGAGAAATATACGCCGTGAAATTGAGACTATAAAAGGTGAAATATCCAGCCAGATCGATATTGATGTTCTGTTGGACAACCTGCCTTTAATGGAGGAGCATCTCGATGAAGATTCTCTTCACGTCAGCCTGACCGAGGTGCGGAAGCAGAAATTGGAATTGGAAGGAAAAATGGAACGGAGCAAAAAGCCGTTGTATTCTTTGAATGAATCCACCCGCACCTTTTTAATACAGGGAGGAGATATATCACACAAATTTGTGTTTAATTCCCTGTTGTTAATGCAGAAGCTGGATCAGGGTGATGAAAAAATTAACGGTATTACTTTACCTTCCAGAATTGTCCGGTCTATGGAAAAATGGTGGCACCAGCAGGGAAAAAGCATGTTGGCTGCAGTACAACAGCCGTGGGGCTGGAGAGAAGCGGGAGATATAACTTTACGCCGGCCGGTTATCAGATTGGATACTCTTGAGCGTTCCCTTAAGGTGGAGCTACCTCAACAATCCGTAAAAGAGGCAACAGGGGCTGTATTTGTGATTCGAGGAAAATCTGGGGCTGAATGGAAAAAAGATGTTTTTATTAAAAAGACTAAAGATGGCCAGTTTCGAACTGAGTCTGTTATTATAGAGCTGGAACAACCTGAATCTGTATACTACTTTGAGCTCATATGCGGAGAAATTAACCGGTGTTGGGAAATTAACGGTTTAGGTGGCGATAAATTATGCCTGCTTTTCAACTCGCGGGGAGAGTTAATTGAAAAGGAGCAATTGCCAACAGGAGACGTTTACCTGGTTGCCCCTGCTGGAAGCAATATACAACCCGTCCAGGTAATTAAAGAACAAGAACGGTTGACCGGTCGCTGGTCCGGTTATGAATACTGGTATTTGCATCTGGATGACGTCGATTTGGTACTGGTGGAGTCAAAAACTGGGGTGTCCATTCTTAAGCGGAAAGGAGAGTTGGTGCCCAAGTTGTTAGGAGGCAATAGGATAACGGTTCTGAGGACCAAAGATAATACACCGGTATACCTGGGGAAGCTACCGGAACTGGTATTCTCGCTGCCTGATCCTGAAGAATTATATCTATATGGGGTGCGGTTGGATTACCCTGGCGGCAGTCTGTATCTACCTTTAGAGAACCTGAGGAAGGTGATTTGCGGAGGTAAGGATGTATACGTGCCTCTGGCTGCTATTGCTGGAGATGTTAACGGGTTATGCACAGTATCTTTGATTCTCAGGCAGAATGTTATTTGGACTGAAAATTGTATTGTAATTCCCGGCACTGAATTGCGTTTTGATCAGGACATTTACTGTCCTCAAATGGGGAAAAAAGAAAAAGGGCAATTGGAGATTAGTTCCGAGTGTCCGTTTAATTTCTTGGTTCATCCGCCCGCGGCGTTAGTCGAGAGCTCTACTTATAAGGTGCTGATAGAATTTGATATGTAG